A section of the Glandiceps talaboti chromosome 8, keGlaTala1.1, whole genome shotgun sequence genome encodes:
- the LOC144439173 gene encoding beta-1,4 N-acetylgalactosaminyltransferase 2-like, translating to MRGIRLYVAFLLLFLLMAILYFISPWSFIVSEVMKNHDGFTVPPRTDGERKSGGFDNESEVMKTHHGFTVPLRTGGERKSGGFDNVSEVMKTHHGFTVPLRTDGERKSGGFDNVSEVMKNHDGFTVPLRTGGERKSGAFDNESEVMKNHDGFTVPPGGEMKSGGFDHFCRRLWKKTTAPTMLEYEGDTLTKTCSCQKGPQTFGPFENSSMQRRHKEFIEWERQQDIKREPLIYTPTMSPFGYLAGGFTLQPGKSVPLKSLYIDPMAVECLTVIHGFSFQDKKSVFNFRCGDGKAVMFISPTSSSLTQLRIDGNHTSDLRISMAFNVGTLKSSLDRSRVDILTQAINEVLHNIHYRNIYYDVFNRDVINVTFLNLTFQINVLIKENALPRLYDTGSGDDIANKVTIVTKTFERPDSVLNLIKSIRKYYPSVTIVIADDSEQPVAIHGDNIKHYTMPFAEGWFAGRNLAVSQVRTKYFLWVDDDFEFTALTNLSKCLEKLENNEENIDIVGGVLSSGKERDVEMSTFDKTLKIEDGDMGFCVYRKSGVHRKLRNYPQCHVTNIVLNFFMAKTLSVRNIGFDPHFERVGHSEFFFDGFGYLRVATCSDFIANHRPSRPKKYMRYRNRQVDPTDEHRNVQYILYKNYLQCFELN from the coding sequence ATGAGGGGAATTCGTCTATATGTTGCCTTTCTACTTCTTTTCTTGTTGATGGCCATTCTGTATTTCATATCACCATGGTCTTTTATCGTATCAGAGGTGATGAAAAATCACGATGGATTTACCGTCCCGCCAAGAACCGATGGAGAGAGGAAAAGTGGTGGTTTTGATAACGAATCAGAGGTGATGAAAACTCACCATGGATTTACCGTCCCGCTCAGAACCGGTGGAGAGAGGAAAAGTGGTGGTTTTGATAACGTATCAGAGGTGATGAAAACTCACCATGGATTTACCGTCCCGCTCAGAACCGATGGAGAGAGGAAAAGTGGTGGTTTTGATAACGTATCAGAGGTGATGAAAAATCACGATGGATTTACCGTCCCGCTCAGAACCGGTGGGGAAAGGAAAAGTGGTGCTTTTGATAACGAATCAGAGGTTATGAAAAACCACGATGGATTTACAGTCCCGCCCGGTGGAGAAATGAAAAGTGGTGGGTTTGATCACTTTTGTCGCCGTCTGTGGAAGAAAACCACAGCGCCTACCATGTTGGAATACGAAGGGGACACTCTCACGAAAACATGTTCTTGCCAAAAGGGTCCGCAAACGTTTGGGCCATTCGAAAATTCATCTATGCAGAGAAGACATAAAGAGTTCATAGAATGGGAAAGACAACAGGACATCAAAAGGGAACCCTTGATTTACACTCCTACGATGTCCCCGTTCGGTTATCTTGCCGGCGGATTCACCCTCCAACCTGGAAAATCAGTTCCTCTCAAATCGTTATACATTGATCCTATGGCCGTGGAATGTCTAACAGTTATCCATGGATTTAGTTTCCAAGACAAAAAATCAGTGTTCAACTTCAGATGCGGTGACGGGAAAGCAGTCATGTTCATCTCGCCAACGTCATCTAGTTTGACACAGCTCAGAATTGATGGCAACCATACCAGTGATTTAAGGATATCAATGGCATTCAATGTCGGTACGCTAAAATCATCGCTGGACCGATCGCGAGTTGATATCCTCACTCAAGCTATCAACGAAGTATTACACAATATCCATTACCGCAATATCTACTATGACGTATTCAATCGTGACGTCATCAACGTCACTTTTCTGAATCTCACTTTTCAAATAAACGTTCTCATCAAAGAAAACGCTTTACCTCGTCTGTATGACACCGGTTCTGGTGACGATATCGCCAATAAGGTAACTATAGTAACTAAAACGTTCGAACGCCCAGATTCGGTGCTTAACCTCATCAAAAGCATCAGAAAGTACTATCCGAGTGTAACCATAGTGATAGCTGATGATTCAGAGCAACCAGTTGCTATCCATGGTGACAACATCAAGCATTACACCATGCCTTTTGCAGAGGGGTGGTTCGCTGGACGGAACTTGGCAGTAAGCCAAGTACgaaccaaatattttttgtggGTAGATGATGATTTCGAATTCACAGCCTTAACTAATCTTAGTAAGTGTCTCGAAAAATTGGAAAACAATGAAGAAAATATCGATATTGTAGGTGGCGTCCTTTCCAGCGGCAAAGAAAGAGATGTTGAAATGAGTACATTCGACAAAACACTGAAAATCGAGGATGGTGATATGGGGTTTTGCGTATACAGAAAATCTGGTGTGCACAGAAAGCTACGGAATTATCCCCAGTGTCACGTAACAAACATTGTGCTTAATTTCTTCATGGCCAAAACGTTGTCTGTCAGAAATATAGGATTTGATCCACACTTCGAACGAGTTGGACACTCGGAATTTTTCTTCGATGGTTTCGGGTATCTTCGGGTCGCCACATGTTCGGATTTCATCGCAAATCATCGCCCCTCCAGGCCTAAAAAATACATGAGATACAGGAACAGACAGGTGGATCCCACTGACGAACACAGGAATGTACAATATATCCTTTacaaaaattatttacaatgttttgaaCTCAATTAA